DNA from Plasmodium yoelii strain 17X genome assembly, chromosome: 13:
ttcatttattatccatatgcattaaaaattaacaaaaataatatataaacatggtgatagtaataaaacaataatatatacataatagtTGAAAAAtcttaatataaaatacttTATCGATATTTAAAGAATATAATTCATGAAAATACGTATAAGCGTACAcatatgtaaataaatataaagataatTAACAAACTTTTTCAATCATGTTTGTTTGCACACATAATtaatatcaaaataaaagttttaattgtgataaaaaaggcaaattcatattttttatttttataaatattaaaaaatgcacatTAAATTTTGGTACTTAATTTCTCTTATTCCAAAACGTGcgcatatatatgtttatttttgtaattcATTTTCAAAACATGTTGTACAATAAATAGGATCAACTATATATCATTcttaatttaataaatttctGCTATTAAAATCGCTCTTTAAGTCTTTTAGCAAGTATGTTCAATTTGTTGAAAATTTTTCCTTGAGTTGATCCAAGAATTAAACTACATATAGAATATCTAgccattttaatattattaaaactacctaatatatgtattttatcACCTGCTATTACTATTCTTGTTTTTGTTGCATTTTCAATAGCATATTTAGTTGATCCATTGCTACCACATATTCTACCAATACATCGAGATAAATGATCtccttttaatattttaacatcttttatttgaaaactttcaatatataaatcatctATTCTTAATAATGCTAAGGCATCTTCAATGCTGAATCCAAGtaaatatgctttaatataatCTGAGGatttttgtaaattatttttatcttctgTTAATTTGCATGTTCTTACTTCTATTTTATCTTTGTTCATACGTATTTctaattttaaatttgttaCAATTGGCTTTATTAATTCAAgccaattattttttactgaTGATATTCTTTGTCTAGGTATAGTTATAATTctcatttcatttttattaatagaactatcattattttttttgatatttttaaatattaatttgttttttacttttttattattatctgtACCATTATCTTGCAATATATTTTCTAGGGTCAGAACGTTTCGTGTTTCTTCACCATTCACGTCGTTATCATTTTCCTTAATTTGTTCTTTAGTTACATTTTTCCCATCATCCCGTATAGCCGTCGagtttttaataattctttTCGTCATTTTGTCTCCTATAAATTCGTAtttatcaatatatatatatatttatttgtttaatgACCATATAAATAGCAAATTGTAACTTCTTTTATGTACTAAGTTTTAAATGCTATTTCTTCAATGTCATTTAATTgagtatttttattttttaaaaattatgcaaaaaattGTATGTATAGTTATATTGTGATAAGAAGCATAaatatttcaattttttatcatttttaaatatatataacatgcattataaattatattgcatttttaagaaaaaaaaatggctTTGTGAATTTTAAAACACAAAGAAAATTACTCatactattttttatcaaaaaaaacatattactttttaatttattaattaaaatttatttccattgttctacatttatatgttaaaaaataatatattatatccatttatatataatatattcatttatttttttatatgcattcttaacttttttaaaaaatatttttattctctaTATATGCCTTTTGGTGATAGTATATACAGACTTTTCAATTGCTACTACaccaaaaaaatttataagtaataataaatgctacaaaattaattatgttgtgataaaaataaatataaaattaataaaacgaAAATTAGTTACAAAATAAAAGGGGcactattaaaaaaaacataaaactGGCAAATGTACTCCTTTATGTAATTGATAATaatttgaggtataaatttCGATGTAATCTTTTACGAAAAATGCAACTATATTGATATATAGTCTTACTGAATTTGTTTTTTACTTggcattttttctttataaatatatatattatttagtataatataataatgcgACATTTCAAGGATATTATCcaataattgtaaaaaaataagtaacagttatgtatttataaaaatattaagtaTATGCTTCATTTCATTGGAATATATTTTGGTCATAAactttcaaaatttttttataaatttgtagcatttttatatatattttttgacaTGCGTAAGAGTAAGAAATACAACCGAaacattttctatattttatgctccttatatatttaaattttacaTACTAAAAGgctaaataatatattaaatcgTTATTaagtttataaaaaaatcgTATGTAATAACTATTAttagtataaaaaaataaataatgtaaGATAAAAGGCAAAAACTATGTAGAATAAACAATTTGTTGTAATTAAGAAAAAATGGTATGTAATTCACGTGATAAATCTTAAAATGAATTGATTATAGTATATGCCAATTAAAATCGAAAATTGTCTCTTAATGCGAagtttcaaaaaaaaatgaattaaaataaGCAAATTCAATTAAATCttcaatatatatgtatacaaattataaaaattacgGCAAACAcaattatgttttatttttcggTATCTTTTTCTATACACACGCTTCTTTACTGAACCAAATGaagatatgaaaaaaaagtgtTTTCAAAAATATCTGACTTAAACGAATAATTAATCAACATTTTTAAGACgtcatcatatatattttttgatatatttattatttctgaattagatattttattctcatcacctttttttttcaaacaatataatactttcATTACTTTTTGAAAACATATAGAATTTtcatcataatatttttttgtattcatTATGTTACAAATATACAACTTTTTAATAAggatttttatttcaatcattttgattttttcaTAGCTTTTTAAGTAAAAAATTGCTATGTTATGTTTTTCCATTTTGTTATGCATATATTCGCTAAGGAATAATGAGTCATTGTAgcttttaaaaatgttattgtttttaagaagcatttttattttatgctTAAACAAGTAAatctttaaattaaaattctcacaattattattatcactattaacattattgttattttccaaagtatttttttttgcacaCTTTTCAAAGTGATccgttgttttttttttttcatgaaataataaattttctttatatttgtctggattattttctattaatGGATATTTGGgcttattataatttaataaaaaaaattgattaaTGTTAATGTATTCATCTTTGttaatgtttttatttaatccACATAAAACCGCattcatattattgttaatttttttaatcccATTATTCATTTTCGAAAAATTAGCTATCGAGCGATTTCTTTCATTTTCCAAATAACCCAATGTATTGTAACAAaattcacaaaaaaaaaaatacctatattttttagcttCGTTTCTATTAATTACTATAttataatgatttattaaattataattaaaacataaagaatttgaaaatatgtaAATGTTATTATCAGTATCTTTTATAGACTCCCATGAAAC
Protein-coding regions in this window:
- a CDS encoding pre-rRNA-processing protein PNO1, putative, which codes for MTKRIIKNSTAIRDDGKNVTKEQIKENDNDVNGEETRNVLTLENILQDNGTDNNKKVKNKLIFKNIKKNNDSSINKNEMRIITIPRQRISSVKNNWLELIKPIVTNLKLEIRMNKDKIEVRTCKLTEDKNNLQKSSDYIKAYLLGFSIEDALALLRIDDLYIESFQIKDVKILKGDHLSRCIGRICGSNGSTKYAIENATKTRIVIAGDKIHILGSFNNIKMARYSICSLILGSTQGKIFNKLNILAKRLKERF